A single genomic interval of Tsukamurella paurometabola harbors:
- a CDS encoding zinc-dependent metalloprotease, with protein sequence MNDLPFGFSSGDDGGDDGKGRRDQPFGAGQPFDMSQLGDMLSQLGQMISGMGSGMTGPGAGTGEPVNYTIAAQLARQTLGKHEPVSDGQRKAVDESTHLAQLWLDGATVLPAGPQRTAAWTPVDWQEKTLPTWKRLVNPVAEKISGSWMQSMPEEAREMAAPMMGMFSQIGSMSFGTQLGQALGSLSKEVLTSTDIGLPLGPEDTAALLPEAIEAFSKDLDIKDQEILVFLAAREAAHQRLFSHVPWLRARVLDTVEQYARGITIDMSGIEELSRNLDPTALQDPAKLEELMAAQGAALQPKATPEQTAALERLETLLALIEGWVETVVHAAIADRLPSAAALRETMRRRRASGGPAEQTFATLVGLELRPRKVREAADLWERILNATSMEARDGVWAHPDLIPDASDLDAPAAFIDRMLGDASGADPSDLDDPIAAIERLGRESGDE encoded by the coding sequence ATGAATGACCTGCCCTTCGGATTCTCCTCCGGCGACGACGGCGGTGACGACGGCAAAGGCCGACGGGACCAGCCCTTCGGCGCCGGTCAGCCCTTCGACATGTCGCAGCTGGGCGACATGCTGAGCCAACTCGGCCAGATGATCTCCGGCATGGGCTCCGGCATGACCGGCCCCGGCGCCGGCACCGGCGAACCCGTCAACTACACCATCGCGGCGCAGCTCGCGCGCCAGACGCTCGGCAAGCACGAGCCCGTCTCCGACGGCCAGCGCAAGGCCGTGGACGAGTCGACGCACCTCGCGCAGCTCTGGCTCGACGGTGCCACGGTGCTCCCCGCGGGCCCGCAGAGGACGGCCGCGTGGACGCCCGTCGACTGGCAGGAGAAGACCCTGCCCACCTGGAAGCGGCTGGTGAACCCGGTCGCGGAGAAGATCTCCGGGTCGTGGATGCAGAGCATGCCCGAGGAGGCGCGCGAGATGGCCGCGCCGATGATGGGCATGTTCAGCCAGATCGGCTCGATGTCCTTCGGCACCCAGCTCGGCCAGGCACTGGGGTCGCTGTCGAAGGAGGTGCTCACCAGCACCGACATCGGCCTGCCGCTGGGCCCGGAGGACACCGCCGCACTGCTGCCCGAGGCGATCGAGGCCTTCAGCAAGGACCTCGACATCAAGGATCAGGAGATCCTGGTGTTCCTCGCCGCGCGTGAGGCGGCCCACCAGCGGCTGTTCTCGCACGTGCCGTGGCTCCGCGCCCGCGTCCTCGACACCGTCGAGCAGTACGCGCGCGGCATCACCATCGACATGTCGGGCATCGAGGAGCTCTCCCGCAACCTCGACCCGACCGCGCTGCAGGACCCGGCGAAGCTCGAGGAGCTCATGGCCGCGCAGGGCGCCGCGCTGCAGCCCAAGGCCACGCCGGAGCAGACCGCGGCACTGGAGCGGCTGGAGACGCTGCTGGCGCTCATCGAGGGCTGGGTCGAGACCGTCGTGCACGCGGCGATCGCCGACCGGCTGCCGAGTGCGGCCGCGCTGCGCGAGACGATGCGCCGCCGGCGCGCATCGGGCGGTCCCGCCGAGCAGACCTTCGCGACCCTCGTCGGCCTGGAGCTGCGCCCCCGCAAGGTGCGCGAGGCCGCCGACCTGTGGGAGCGGATCCTGAACGCGACCTCGATGGAGGCGCGCGACGGGGTCTGGGCGCACCCGGACCTCATCCCCGACGCCTCCGACCTCGACGCGCCCGCGGCGTTCATCGACCGCATGCTGGGCGATGCGTCCGGCGCGGACCCGTCGGACCTCGACGACCCGATCGCCGCGATCGAGCGGCTGGGGCGCGAGTCCGGCGACGAGTAA
- a CDS encoding UPF0182 family protein: MTTPRAAGIPSLSRRAKILIALAVALLALLLIGPRVVDVITAFLWYGSLGHAGVLRTVLLSRFGLFVVTGVVLALFTFAGMWLAYRVRPAFLPSPTDDPVVRYRAVVTSKLKTFAIVPSLLIGLIAGIFGQSAWQQVLLFFNRQPFGETDAEFGMDIGFYAFTLPFIEFVLGFLFAGLIVMFLANLVAHYVFGGIRLAGREGSLSRGARIQLAAIAGVFLLTKAVAYWFDRYALVYSNRSPMFTGANYTDIHAMLPAKAILTGIAIICAAAFFFGIVLRDLRVPAIATVLMLFSSLVVGVGWPTAVQTFSVGPNAEKELPYIARNIAATQEAYGLASAKYEKSDPKASQEALQTLTAKDAPSLQNVRLLDPNVVSQAFSNFGGLKDYYRLSGKLSVDRYEVDGNQTNVLLAPIELDPGKTPSDWTSRHMVYTHGNGLITAPAGQVDQVVSESGRDAVNNNNAGGQPVFTRNGVAGSKAVTQPRIYYGEIIGSDPGFYSVVGSTGDPRELDSDTERSRYEGEGGVGIGNWFTRLAYAIKFTERNILLNGNIGPDSKIIYQRDPRDRVKQLAPFLTVDTKTYPMVDSRTGRILWVVDGYTTLPKYPYAQQTSLSDATGSRQQNTPGQQAQRRQVDEKVGYIRNSVKATVDAYDGSVHLYQVDESDPVLNAWKNVFPGVVEPKSAVPAEVAQHFRYPQDLFEVQRFLLQKYHTSDPDTFRRQNDLWQAAAAPNETPDKDGLQSPYYSVAAAPGGGPAQFQLSSILQAKDQPYLAGLVSVASEGEDAGRLLVRDMRELPGRRTPGPMQAADLIKGAPPVVADNANIQALNPRFGNLQAIALANGGLTYVWPMYAQSTGERAAPKLIKVLSLNPVTGGAGYRTTVAASLTDAGYKGVDAALATAATGVSGPTEGQTVPGQQPGPAQPPTQATVPGGDTPEVQAAVKAVSDAWSSVLSAQRSGDQVAVGQAMKQLGDAIAKLQSAESKARGGN, from the coding sequence GTGACGACACCTCGTGCCGCGGGCATTCCCTCGCTGTCCCGCCGGGCAAAGATCCTCATCGCGCTGGCCGTTGCTCTCCTGGCCCTGCTGCTCATCGGGCCGCGGGTGGTGGACGTGATCACCGCCTTCCTCTGGTACGGCTCGCTGGGCCACGCGGGCGTGCTCCGCACGGTGCTGCTCTCGCGCTTCGGCCTGTTCGTGGTGACGGGCGTGGTCCTGGCGCTCTTCACCTTCGCCGGCATGTGGCTGGCCTACCGGGTGCGGCCGGCCTTCCTGCCGTCGCCCACGGACGATCCCGTGGTGCGCTACCGCGCCGTGGTGACCAGCAAGCTGAAGACGTTCGCGATCGTCCCGTCCCTGCTCATCGGCCTCATCGCCGGCATCTTCGGGCAGTCGGCGTGGCAGCAGGTGCTCCTGTTCTTCAACCGCCAGCCGTTCGGTGAGACCGACGCCGAGTTCGGCATGGACATCGGCTTCTACGCCTTCACCCTGCCCTTCATCGAGTTCGTCCTCGGCTTCCTGTTCGCCGGACTGATCGTGATGTTCCTGGCGAACCTCGTCGCGCACTACGTCTTCGGGGGCATCCGCCTCGCCGGCCGCGAGGGTTCGCTGTCGCGGGGCGCGCGGATCCAGCTCGCCGCGATCGCCGGCGTCTTCCTGCTGACGAAGGCCGTCGCGTACTGGTTCGATCGGTACGCCCTCGTGTACTCGAACCGATCGCCGATGTTCACCGGCGCGAACTACACCGACATCCACGCCATGCTGCCGGCGAAGGCGATCCTCACCGGCATCGCGATCATCTGCGCCGCCGCGTTCTTCTTCGGCATCGTGCTGCGGGACCTGCGCGTCCCCGCGATCGCGACCGTGCTCATGCTGTTCTCCTCGCTCGTGGTCGGCGTCGGCTGGCCCACCGCGGTGCAGACCTTCTCGGTCGGACCCAACGCGGAGAAGGAGCTGCCGTACATCGCCCGGAACATCGCGGCCACGCAGGAGGCGTACGGCCTCGCCAGCGCCAAGTACGAGAAATCCGATCCGAAGGCGTCCCAGGAGGCGCTGCAGACGCTCACCGCGAAGGACGCGCCGTCGCTGCAGAACGTGCGCCTGCTCGACCCGAACGTCGTGTCCCAGGCCTTCTCCAACTTCGGCGGGCTCAAGGACTACTACCGGCTCTCCGGCAAGCTCTCGGTGGACCGCTACGAGGTGGACGGCAACCAGACGAACGTGCTGCTCGCCCCGATCGAGCTCGACCCCGGCAAGACGCCGTCGGACTGGACCTCGCGGCACATGGTCTACACCCATGGCAACGGACTCATCACCGCGCCCGCCGGCCAGGTCGACCAGGTGGTCAGCGAGAGCGGCCGCGACGCCGTGAACAACAACAACGCCGGCGGCCAGCCCGTGTTCACGCGCAACGGCGTGGCCGGCAGCAAGGCCGTCACGCAGCCGCGGATCTACTACGGGGAGATCATCGGCTCCGATCCCGGCTTCTACTCCGTCGTCGGCAGCACGGGGGACCCGCGCGAGCTCGACAGCGACACCGAGCGCTCCCGCTACGAGGGCGAGGGCGGCGTCGGTATCGGCAACTGGTTCACCCGGCTCGCCTACGCGATCAAGTTCACCGAGCGGAACATCCTGCTCAACGGCAACATCGGCCCGGACTCGAAGATCATCTACCAGCGCGACCCGCGGGACCGGGTCAAGCAGCTCGCGCCCTTCCTCACGGTGGACACCAAGACCTACCCGATGGTCGACTCGCGCACCGGCCGCATCCTGTGGGTCGTCGACGGCTACACCACGCTGCCGAAGTATCCGTACGCGCAGCAGACGTCGCTGTCGGACGCCACGGGCTCGCGCCAGCAGAACACCCCCGGCCAGCAGGCGCAGCGCCGCCAGGTGGACGAGAAGGTGGGGTACATCCGCAACTCGGTGAAGGCCACCGTCGACGCCTACGACGGGTCCGTGCACCTGTATCAGGTCGACGAGAGCGATCCGGTCCTCAACGCGTGGAAGAACGTCTTCCCCGGCGTGGTCGAGCCGAAGAGCGCGGTCCCGGCCGAGGTGGCGCAGCACTTCCGCTACCCGCAGGACCTGTTCGAGGTGCAGCGCTTCCTGCTGCAGAAGTACCACACGTCGGATCCCGACACCTTCCGCCGCCAGAACGATCTCTGGCAGGCCGCGGCAGCGCCGAACGAGACGCCCGACAAGGACGGTCTGCAGTCCCCGTACTACTCGGTGGCGGCGGCGCCGGGTGGCGGGCCCGCGCAGTTCCAGCTGTCGTCGATCCTGCAGGCGAAGGACCAGCCGTACCTGGCGGGCCTCGTCTCGGTCGCCTCGGAGGGCGAGGACGCCGGTCGACTGTTGGTGCGCGACATGCGCGAGCTGCCCGGCCGCCGGACCCCCGGCCCGATGCAGGCCGCCGACCTGATCAAGGGTGCCCCGCCGGTGGTGGCGGACAACGCCAACATCCAGGCGCTCAACCCGCGCTTCGGCAACCTCCAGGCGATCGCGCTCGCGAACGGCGGCCTGACCTACGTCTGGCCGATGTACGCGCAGTCGACGGGGGAGCGGGCCGCGCCCAAGCTGATCAAGGTGCTCAGTCTCAATCCGGTCACGGGCGGCGCCGGCTACCGCACGACGGTCGCCGCCTCGCTCACCGATGCCGGCTACAAGGGCGTCGACGCGGCCCTGGCGACCGCGGCGACCGGTGTCTCCGGCCCCACCGAGGGGCAGACGGTGCCCGGGCAGCAGCCCGGCCCGGCGCAGCCGCCCACGCAGGCGACGGTGCCCGGCGGCGACACCCCCGAGGTGCAGGCCGCGGTGAAGGCGGTCTCCGACGCCTGGAGCTCGGTGCTCTCGGCGCAGCGCTCCGGCGATCAGGTCGCGGTCGGCCAGGCCATGAAGCAGCTCGGTGACGCGATCGCGAAGCTGCAGTCGGCCGAGTCGAAGGCGCGGGGCGGCAACTGA
- a CDS encoding PPA1309 family protein, whose product MTYDEPEQVFDDAALGRAAREAIEFVEPQGWGQPPQLFGLVPTSLLATSQPEWADILDDGASLTVIEQEPLPGDPRGGSAELDHVLATTTWPDEVVGCALVQEIIVLPPNAEADLDGALEPHLADVDAADRAGRAAAESHPERRTARMVAAVLRDGHRITLLTLQPDDDDPFADSDLLQADQLAPGLVQGLLATFDED is encoded by the coding sequence GTGACCTACGACGAGCCGGAGCAGGTATTCGACGACGCGGCCCTCGGCCGCGCGGCCCGCGAGGCCATCGAGTTCGTGGAGCCGCAGGGCTGGGGTCAGCCGCCCCAGCTCTTCGGACTGGTCCCGACGTCGCTCCTCGCCACCAGCCAGCCGGAATGGGCCGACATCCTCGACGACGGAGCCTCGCTGACCGTCATCGAGCAGGAGCCGCTGCCCGGCGATCCGCGGGGCGGGAGCGCCGAGCTCGACCACGTGCTCGCCACCACCACCTGGCCCGACGAGGTGGTCGGGTGCGCCCTGGTGCAGGAGATCATCGTGCTGCCGCCGAACGCCGAGGCGGATCTCGACGGGGCGCTCGAACCGCACCTGGCCGACGTGGACGCCGCCGACCGGGCGGGCCGCGCGGCCGCCGAGAGCCACCCGGAGCGGCGCACGGCGCGCATGGTCGCCGCGGTGCTGCGCGACGGTCACCGGATCACCCTGCTCACGCTGCAGCCCGACGACGACGATCCGTTCGCGGACTCCGACCTGCTGCAGGCCGACCAGCTCGCACCCGGCCTGGTCCAGGGCCTCCTCGCCACCTTCGACGAGGACTAG
- a CDS encoding GNAT family N-acetyltransferase — MDVWIADPARDAARVATLRSVWARTSGATAAEPDDDFVDAVRDWWIRDERTVFLSGGFSRSGGGVSGMATLHEYRRMPMPGEAPSAWGYLGHLFVLPAARGEGHGRALIEAVQHTARGRGYRRLVLSPSAESVPLYRRTGFRAADELMVWEPDPAPTS; from the coding sequence ATGGACGTCTGGATCGCCGACCCGGCACGCGACGCCGCTCGTGTCGCGACCCTCCGTTCCGTGTGGGCCCGGACCTCCGGCGCCACCGCCGCCGAGCCGGACGACGACTTCGTCGATGCGGTCCGCGACTGGTGGATCCGGGACGAGCGGACCGTCTTCCTCAGTGGCGGATTCTCGCGCTCCGGGGGCGGGGTGTCGGGCATGGCGACCCTGCACGAGTACCGCCGGATGCCGATGCCCGGCGAGGCACCGTCGGCCTGGGGCTACCTGGGCCACCTGTTCGTGCTTCCCGCGGCTCGCGGCGAGGGGCACGGCCGGGCGCTGATCGAGGCCGTGCAGCACACCGCCCGCGGCCGGGGTTACCGCCGCCTCGTCCTCTCGCCGAGTGCGGAATCGGTTCCGCTGTACCGCCGTACCGGCTTCCGTGCGGCGGACGAGCTCATGGTGTGGGAACCGGACCCCGCGCCCACGTCGTGA
- a CDS encoding PDZ domain-containing protein produces MTERRITTALAALVPLLVLVLLGMFVTVPYVAVGPGDTADTLTTYAERDADGKVENRKVITIDGLPVHQPAGQLRFTTIAVTDGLNLYGALAKWIGGGQIAPRDAYYPPGATREQIEAGNREQFTGSESSATIAALRYLRIPTATGVVGLSEGGPAQGRLREGDVLESVDGAPVAAPDQVAKSLEGKKKGDVVTVAVRRADGAAQVPVTLGESDGKPRLGIVVGQVPADPKIRIGFGVQQVGGPSAGLMLSLGIVDLVEPGDLTGGRNVAGTGEIASDGKVGPIGGIEHKLQGAKRDGATVFLVPAANCDAAKSSPPADLQLVKVESLDGAIKALADVREGRPAPSC; encoded by the coding sequence GTGACGGAACGCAGGATCACGACAGCTCTCGCCGCCCTGGTGCCGCTCCTGGTGCTCGTGTTGCTGGGGATGTTCGTGACGGTCCCCTACGTCGCGGTCGGCCCGGGTGACACCGCCGACACCCTGACCACGTACGCCGAGCGCGACGCCGACGGCAAGGTCGAGAACCGGAAGGTCATCACCATCGACGGGCTCCCCGTGCACCAGCCGGCCGGCCAGTTGCGGTTCACCACGATCGCCGTGACCGACGGCCTCAACCTCTACGGCGCCCTCGCCAAGTGGATCGGCGGCGGGCAGATCGCGCCCCGCGACGCCTACTATCCGCCCGGCGCCACCCGGGAGCAGATCGAGGCGGGCAACCGGGAGCAGTTCACCGGCTCCGAGTCGTCGGCCACCATCGCCGCACTGCGGTACCTGCGGATCCCCACCGCCACCGGCGTCGTCGGGCTGAGCGAGGGCGGCCCGGCGCAGGGCAGGCTGCGGGAGGGCGACGTCCTCGAGTCGGTCGACGGTGCGCCCGTCGCGGCCCCCGACCAGGTCGCCAAGAGTCTCGAGGGCAAGAAGAAGGGCGATGTCGTCACGGTCGCGGTCCGGCGCGCCGACGGTGCCGCCCAGGTGCCCGTCACGCTCGGCGAGTCCGACGGCAAGCCGCGCCTGGGCATCGTGGTGGGGCAGGTGCCGGCCGACCCGAAGATCCGCATCGGCTTCGGCGTGCAGCAGGTCGGCGGCCCCTCGGCGGGCCTCATGCTGTCGCTCGGCATCGTCGACCTGGTCGAGCCGGGCGACCTCACGGGCGGGCGGAACGTCGCCGGTACCGGGGAGATCGCCTCCGACGGCAAGGTCGGGCCGATCGGCGGCATCGAGCACAAGCTCCAGGGCGCCAAGCGTGACGGCGCGACGGTCTTCCTGGTTCCCGCCGCGAACTGCGATGCCGCGAAGTCCTCTCCGCCGGCGGATCTGCAGCTGGTCAAGGTCGAGTCGCTCGACGGTGCGATCAAGGCGCTCGCCGACGTCCGCGAGGGGCGCCCCGCGCCCTCCTGCTGA
- a CDS encoding sulfite exporter TauE/SafE family protein: MPTLVIVAFVGLLGQLVDGSLGMAFGVTATTFLVALTTLSPAAISATIHLAEIGTSAVSGASHWRFGNVDWKVVRRIGIPGAIGAFVGATVLSNLSTEVAKPLMSTILLLLGLYVLLRFTFRGIDTKNLGKPLKSRFLAPLGLFGGFVDATGGGGWGPVGTPALLASGRMEPRKVVGTIDTSEFLIALAASLGFLANLGGEGVNFAYAGAILLGGVIAAPIAAWLVRHFPPRLLGASVGGLIILTNAKTLMGKSALALDPGVQRAVYILIVAGWIAAFAYSFVQYRRDAALESADSIADLAARNATSAGEPKESVPA, encoded by the coding sequence ATGCCCACCCTCGTCATCGTCGCGTTCGTCGGACTGCTCGGGCAGCTCGTCGACGGGAGCCTCGGGATGGCCTTCGGCGTGACCGCGACGACCTTCCTGGTCGCGCTCACCACGCTCTCGCCGGCCGCGATCAGCGCCACGATCCACCTCGCCGAGATCGGCACCAGCGCAGTGTCCGGCGCCTCGCACTGGCGCTTCGGCAACGTCGACTGGAAGGTGGTGCGCCGCATCGGCATCCCCGGTGCCATCGGCGCCTTCGTCGGCGCGACGGTGCTGTCGAACCTCTCGACCGAGGTCGCCAAGCCGCTGATGTCCACCATCCTGCTCCTGCTGGGCCTCTACGTGCTGCTGCGCTTCACCTTCCGCGGCATCGACACCAAGAACCTCGGCAAGCCGCTCAAGTCGCGCTTCCTCGCCCCGCTGGGCCTGTTCGGCGGCTTCGTCGACGCCACGGGCGGCGGTGGCTGGGGCCCCGTCGGCACGCCGGCGCTCCTGGCCTCGGGCCGGATGGAGCCCCGCAAGGTGGTCGGCACCATCGACACCAGCGAGTTCCTCATCGCGCTGGCCGCCTCGCTCGGCTTTCTCGCGAACCTCGGAGGCGAGGGGGTCAACTTCGCCTACGCCGGCGCGATCCTGCTCGGCGGCGTCATCGCCGCGCCGATCGCGGCGTGGTTGGTGCGGCACTTCCCGCCGCGACTGCTCGGCGCCTCCGTCGGCGGCCTGATCATCCTGACCAACGCCAAGACCCTCATGGGCAAGAGCGCGCTCGCCCTCGACCCCGGTGTTCAGCGCGCGGTGTACATCCTCATCGTCGCCGGCTGGATCGCCGCATTCGCCTACTCCTTCGTGCAGTACCGGCGCGACGCGGCGCTCGAATCCGCCGATTCCATCGCCGATCTGGCGGCGCGCAACGCGACCTCCGCCGGCGAGCCGAAGGAGAGCGTCCCCGCCTGA
- a CDS encoding sugar O-acetyltransferase, whose translation MATELQRMLAGERYRDSDPELVTMRKACGRLLDRFNATAADDDAERSEILQELLGGLGEGSWIMPRFQCDYGAHITIGANSFLNYDAILMDCAPITIGDDCSIGPRVQLLTALHPVDDHAARRARWETAEPITIGDNVWFGGGVIVCPGVTIGRNTVVGAGSVVTRDVPDHVAAVGNPCRVVRSLPAE comes from the coding sequence GTGGCCACCGAACTGCAGCGGATGCTCGCCGGCGAGCGCTATCGCGACAGCGATCCCGAACTCGTGACGATGCGGAAGGCCTGCGGCCGCCTGCTCGACCGGTTCAACGCCACCGCCGCGGACGACGACGCAGAGCGGTCTGAGATCCTCCAGGAGCTCCTGGGCGGCCTCGGCGAGGGCTCCTGGATCATGCCGCGGTTCCAGTGCGACTACGGCGCGCACATCACCATCGGCGCCAACAGCTTCCTCAACTACGACGCGATCCTCATGGACTGCGCGCCCATCACCATCGGCGACGACTGCTCGATCGGGCCGCGCGTGCAGCTGCTCACCGCGCTGCACCCCGTCGACGATCATGCGGCACGGAGGGCGCGGTGGGAGACCGCGGAGCCGATCACGATCGGCGACAACGTCTGGTTCGGCGGTGGCGTCATCGTGTGTCCGGGCGTGACGATCGGCCGGAACACCGTCGTCGGCGCCGGCAGCGTGGTGACCCGCGACGTCCCGGATCACGTCGCCGCCGTCGGCAACCCGTGCCGCGTCGTGCGATCGCTCCCGGCCGAGTAG